The genomic interval CCAGGAACATTCTCGAAGCCGAGAAAAAGACGCTCGCCGACGAGAATGCCCGGCTGCGTGAGCGCGAACCCGAGACGGTGCAGGTCGCTTCGGTGTCGGCGACGCCCGTGGCGCTCTTCTTCCGGATCGGGCAGGCCACGCTCGACAAGAAGGAGCTGGCGAATCTGGACTTCTACGTGAAGAACGCCCTCGAAGCCGACAGGGAGAAGGTCTTCACGCTCTGCGGCTCCGCCGACAAGGCTACGGGCACGGCGGCCGGGAATCAGCGTCTGAGCGAAAAACGCATGGAATACGTCTATAAACTGCTCGTCGAGAAGTACGGCGTGGCGAAGGAGCGGCTGCGCAAGGTCGCCGAAGGGGACCGGAACAACCTCTTCGCGGATCCGGAACTGAACCGTGCGGTAATCATCCGGTAGCCGCCGGAGAGAAAAGAAGTGGAAAACCCGGTTCCGGAGGGTGCGGGACTGCCTCTCCGGAACCCTTAAAAACAATGTTTATATGAATAGGAAGAAGATTTTGATGCTTCTGTTCGCCTTCGCGGCGTGCAGTGCGGCCGTTCCGACGGTTTCGGCCCAGGAGAGCGGCTGGTGGATCGGCGGCCGGGTCGGCTATTGGCACGACAAGGTGGAGGGCGTGACCTCTTCGGGGTTTGCGCTGGCCCCCGAGTTCGGTCACGATTTCAATGCGAAGTGGAGCCTGGGCGGCGTGCTCGGATTCGACTACCGGAAAACAGGGAATACGAGCGACGAGGTCTTCGTGATCGAACCGTATGCGCGCTACAAGTATTTCTCCAGGGACCGTTTCACGCTCTTCGTGGACGGCGGGTTCGGTGTCGCTATGGGCGACGGGAGCGGCTGGAAGGTCGGGCTGACGCCCGGGCTGGCGTTTAGGATTTCGGACCGTTTCAGCCTGCTGACCAGCTTCGGATTCCTCGGCTACAAGAACGACTATTACAACGGAGGGGGCGACGGATTCGGATTCGACTTCAGGAGTTCCGATCTGCGGTTCGGATTCTTCTACTCCTTCTGACGACCGGGGCCGATGGCGGACCGGTCGGGAGCTGTATCGAATTGTTGTTTCCGGTCCGTCGTCGCCCCGCCTTTTTCCGGCCGCCGGTTTGTCGGCCGGATTTTCCCGGGCTGCGCTGCGCCGCCCGGGAGGCTTCGGAATCGTGCGGGCCGGCCGTAGTGTCTTTGTCGTCACAAGGATAGTGAAAACCGGCCGCACGGTTCTTTTAAGTGAAACTTTCTAAATTGCTATGGTTCCGGATGGCCCGGCCCCGTCCCCGCGGAGGACGGTCCCGGCGTCCGGATCGGACGAAATCTGTTATGAAGAGACAATATGTAGCGGAAGCATTGGGCACGATGGTGCTCGTGCTCGCGGGCTGCGGTGCAGCCGTGTTCAACGGCGGGGCGGCGACGACGGCCGCCGTGCTGACGATCGCCTCGGCGTTCGGTCTTTCGGTCGTGGCGATGGCCTATACGATCGGCCCGGTTTCGGGCTGTCACATCAATCCGGCGATCACGCTGGGCGTCTGGCTGAGCGGACGGATGAAGAGCGTCGATGCCCTGTGGTACATGGCCGCGCAGATCGCGGGCGCAGCAGCGGGTTCCGCGATTCTCTGGGTCGCGGTGCACGGCGGACACGTGGCCCCGGGCGCGACGACGACGGGGGCGAACGCCTTTGCGGCCGGAAATCTTCTTCCGGCACTGGTCGCCGAGACGTTCTTTACGTTCGTGTTCGTGCTGGTGGCGCTCGGTGCGACCGATGCGAAGCGGGGGGCCGGCGATTTCGCCGGACTGGTCATCGGTCTGACGCTCGTGCTGGTCCACATCGTCTGCATCCCGGTTACCGGGACGTCGGTGAATCCGGCGCGTTCGATCGCCCCGGCTCTGTTCGAGGGCGGCGAGGCGCTGTCGCAGTTGTGGGTGTTCATCGCGGCGCCTTTCGCCGGCGCTGCCCTCGCGGCGGCGGCCTGGAAGGCGTTGTCGGCCGGCCGGCACGCCGGCGCGGACGCCTGATCCTCCGCGCGGAGCCTTCGGCTCATGATACCGAACGGGGACCGCGCCACCGCCGCGGCCCCGTTCCTTCATGCGAATCCGTTTCTCTCTCCGGATGCGGTTCGCCGTTTTTTCTTCCGTTTTCCCCTTTTGCGGAGCGTTTCGCCGGATCGCGCGGGACCGCCCGGAGTGTCCGAAAAATTCCGAATGTGTTTCCGAATCGTTTCTTACAGGTGTGAAATTGCCATATTTTTGTGAAAATCCAAGAGTATGGCGAGTGTGAAGTTGTTGTTGAACAGGGACCGGGCATTGCGGGACGGTTCCTATCCTTTGGTTTTTCAATTGATTCAGAATCGACGGAAACGGTTGATCTATACTTCGTTCAGACTGTTTCCGGAGGAGTTCGACGCGGTGCGGGGCAAGGTCCTGGGCGGACCGGGTTCGCGGCGCGGCGAGCGGGAAGTGCAGCGGATGAACCGGCAACTGTCGCAGCAGCGCCGGAGCATCGAATCCCACATCGCGGCCCTTGAGGCGCGCGGGTCGGGGTACAGCGTCGAGGAGATCGTTTTCCGGTATCGGGCCGACCACGGAGGGCTGGGGCTGCTGCACTATATGGACGTGCAGATCGAACGGCGGCGGCAGGCGGAGCGTTACGGCATGGAGGCGGCCCTGCGGCACACCCGGGCTTCGCTGGCGGCGTTCATCGGGCTTCGTGCGGTGCGTCTGGCGGACGTGAACGCCCGTTTTGTCCGGGAATACGAAGATTTTCTGCTGCGCCGGGGCGTGAGCCACAACACGATCTGCTATTACATGCGCAACCTGAAATCCGTCTGGCGGCAGGCCGTGGACGACGGTTGCGTGCCGGCCGGCGTACATCCGTTCGAACATGTCCGCTCGAAACCCCGGAAAACGGTCAAACGGGCCCTGGACCGGCTTTCGCTGCGACGGATTCACGATGCGGAATTTCCGGCGAATTCCCGCCTGGAGTTCGCCCGCGATCTGTTCCTGTTCAGCTTTTTCAGCCGCGGAATGCCCTTCGTGGACATCATCTACCTGAAAAAGAGCTCGGTCGGCAACGGCGTAATCAGTTACCGGCGGCGCAAGACGGGGCAGTGGCTCCATGTCTCGCTGACGCCGCAATTGAAGGCGTTGATCCGCAAGTACGCCAACGAGTCGGAGTATGTCTTCCCCGTGTTGCAGGGGACCGACGGCCGCGACCTGCACCGGCAGTACCGGCTGGCGCTGGAGCGCGTGAACCGCTACCTGAAGCGCATCGCCCTCGAATGCGGCGTCTCCGTGCCGCTGACGACCTATGTGGCGCGCCACAGTTGGGCCACGCTGGCCCGGGAGTCGGGAGCCCCGGTCGCGGTGATCAGCGAGGGCCTCGGCCACACGTCGGAGAAGACGACGCAGATCTACCTCAAGGAGTTCGACCGGCGGATCGTGGACCGCGTCAATGCCGTCGTGTCGAAACTCTGAGGCGATCCGGACGGCCCGGGGCCCGGGCGGGGCTATTCGATCGGTTTCGCCTCCGCCTCCCAGCCCGTGAGCGTCGAGACGTAGGGAATCAGGAGCATCGCCAGTTTGCGCTGCCCGGTGTAATTGGGATGCGCCGACGATCCCAGGTCGCTGCCGTCGTTGCAATATCCCGGCAGCACGGCCGTGAAGTGCAGGTTCCGTACGACGGCCGCGCGGCAGATGTCGCGGATGAAGGTGAAGGCCGGCTCCCCGACCCGCGGGGCCACGCAGAGTATCGGCGGGGTATCGCCGTAGGCGTCGCGCAGCGTGCGGAGGATGCGCGTGTAGGCAGCCGCGAACTCTTCGCGCGAGGGGTGCGGCTCGGTCGAAAAGTCGTTCGATCCCAGGTTTATCACTATGATGTCGGGTCGGTACGGCGAAGCGGTGAAATTCCAGGCCGGCAAGGGCGACTCGTCGAACGTGTTGCCGAGACGGTCGGCCATCGTATTCTCCGACACGGTGTTCCGGTCGCCGTAGTTGCGCGCCGCTCCGCGTCCCGAGTGGGCGATGAGCGTGTAGTCGGCGCCGAAGTAGCGGGCTACGATGCAGCCGAACGCCTTGTCGCAGTTTTCGGTTTCGGGTTCGAAGGGTTCGTCCTTCGAACGGCCTTCGGTCCCGTAGCCGCAGGTCAGCGAGTTGCCGATGAACTCGATGTGGCGTCCGGGCGATGGCGGTGCGGGGAGCAGCCGTCCGTTCCGTGCGAGTCGGAATGCGTGGAGCGTCGTGCGCCCCTGTTCGCCCTCGGTGCGTTTCTGCATTCGCAGCGTGTGCTCTCCCTCGCCGAGTCCTTCGGCCAGCACCACGAGGGAATCCGTGCCGAATGTCGCGACGATGCCGGCATCGTGTCCGTCGAGGGTCAGGTTGTAGTAATTCCTTTTCGTGTCCGAGACGCGCACGGCCAGCGAACCGCCTGTGAAACGGCATTCGAAATAGGTTCCGCTCCAGTCGAAACTCACGCTGCCGCCGGTCGTCTCCGTACGTCCCACATACCGGATTTCGGGGGATGCGGCGGGCAGCTCCCCGCTCTCCTCCCGGGCGGGGACGGTGCCGGCGCACAGGAGCGCCAGCACCGCCAGTGCGGAGAGTCTCATCGTCCCGCCTCCCCGGTTTCGTAGGCCTCCACGGCCCGTTGCAGCGGACCCCACCAGTCGCGGTCGATGATGTGGACGATGTCGAAGACCATCAGGCCGTCCGATTCGCGGAGGTTCATCTCCACGGCCCGCTTGAACTGCGTCGTGTCGCGCTTGTAGTCTTCGACGTACATGCCGCCGTAGAAGGGCTTGCCGTGCAGCAGCCGGCGCGAGTAGCGGCAGCCGCCCTCGACGCAGAGGTGGTCGCCCTTCGAAACCTCGCTGTCGGTCTCGTTGCGGTGCAGGCCGTTGCTGCTGCGGTATTCGTCGATCGTGACGTTCCAGTAGTAGTTGCCGTTGGTGTAGATGTCCAGCAGCTCGGCATATCCGTAATTCCTGTATTCGGGCGTGGCCCATGCGTACTCCTGCGAGGGATCGTATTCCCGGCTGGCCCAGTTCACCCCCACTTCGAAATAGGAGGGATACCATGCGCCCGTGTAGGCGCCGAACTTCAGCCCGGGTTTCACGGCTTTCAGCTCCTCGCGGGTGCGAGCGAAGAAGCCGTGGATGACCGAGGCGCGCCACTCGATCCACTTTTTGAACCAGGGGCCGTCCGTGCGTTTCCAGCCGCCGGCGCCGTCTTCCTCCCATGCGTAGATGTCCTCGGGAAACCGTTCCAGCTTTCGGCCGATGTACCGTTCGAAGGCTTCGCGCGAGAAATCCGAGAAATCGGACTGGATGTTGTCGTAACGGGCGCGGTCGAGCAGGATGCCGTCGAGGTCGTACTTCCGGGCTGCCTCCTTGAAGAGGGCGATCTCGTGTTCCTGCACCTCCGGGAGCGCCGGATTGACGAAGAGCACCTTCTTGCCGGGAATCTCCAGTTGCGGTACGAGCCCCCTGCCCGGCAGGTAGTTCACCGCCTGCCATTCGGGACGGCCGTCGTATAGGAGGCCGCGGCGGAAGACGCCGTTGCCTTCGGCGAAGGTGTTGAACGAGCCGTAGATTTCCATGCCGGAAGCATGCGCGGCGTCGGTGAAGGTGCCGATGAAGTCGAAGTCGGGGCGTCTGACGCCCTTCCATTCCTTGAGC from Alistipes dispar carries:
- a CDS encoding site-specific integrase, which translates into the protein MASVKLLLNRDRALRDGSYPLVFQLIQNRRKRLIYTSFRLFPEEFDAVRGKVLGGPGSRRGEREVQRMNRQLSQQRRSIESHIAALEARGSGYSVEEIVFRYRADHGGLGLLHYMDVQIERRRQAERYGMEAALRHTRASLAAFIGLRAVRLADVNARFVREYEDFLLRRGVSHNTICYYMRNLKSVWRQAVDDGCVPAGVHPFEHVRSKPRKTVKRALDRLSLRRIHDAEFPANSRLEFARDLFLFSFFSRGMPFVDIIYLKKSSVGNGVISYRRRKTGQWLHVSLTPQLKALIRKYANESEYVFPVLQGTDGRDLHRQYRLALERVNRYLKRIALECGVSVPLTTYVARHSWATLARESGAPVAVISEGLGHTSEKTTQIYLKEFDRRIVDRVNAVVSKL
- a CDS encoding alpha amylase family protein yields the protein MKKLATVLLLAFAAAGAAGCRSASAPVKPKLMWLDCSANWERFSYPDSIRHYVRKCREAGMTALVLDIKGTSSEVVYPSEYAPRLKEWKGVRRPDFDFIGTFTDAAHASGMEIYGSFNTFAEGNGVFRRGLLYDGRPEWQAVNYLPGRGLVPQLEIPGKKVLFVNPALPEVQEHEIALFKEAARKYDLDGILLDRARYDNIQSDFSDFSREAFERYIGRKLERFPEDIYAWEEDGAGGWKRTDGPWFKKWIEWRASVIHGFFARTREELKAVKPGLKFGAYTGAWYPSYFEVGVNWASREYDPSQEYAWATPEYRNYGYAELLDIYTNGNYYWNVTIDEYRSSNGLHRNETDSEVSKGDHLCVEGGCRYSRRLLHGKPFYGGMYVEDYKRDTTQFKRAVEMNLRESDGLMVFDIVHIIDRDWWGPLQRAVEAYETGEAGR
- a CDS encoding aquaporin; its protein translation is MKRQYVAEALGTMVLVLAGCGAAVFNGGAATTAAVLTIASAFGLSVVAMAYTIGPVSGCHINPAITLGVWLSGRMKSVDALWYMAAQIAGAAAGSAILWVAVHGGHVAPGATTTGANAFAAGNLLPALVAETFFTFVFVLVALGATDAKRGAGDFAGLVIGLTLVLVHIVCIPVTGTSVNPARSIAPALFEGGEALSQLWVFIAAPFAGAALAAAAWKALSAGRHAGADA
- a CDS encoding SGNH/GDSL hydrolase family protein, whose amino-acid sequence is MRLSALAVLALLCAGTVPAREESGELPAASPEIRYVGRTETTGGSVSFDWSGTYFECRFTGGSLAVRVSDTKRNYYNLTLDGHDAGIVATFGTDSLVVLAEGLGEGEHTLRMQKRTEGEQGRTTLHAFRLARNGRLLPAPPSPGRHIEFIGNSLTCGYGTEGRSKDEPFEPETENCDKAFGCIVARYFGADYTLIAHSGRGAARNYGDRNTVSENTMADRLGNTFDESPLPAWNFTASPYRPDIIVINLGSNDFSTEPHPSREEFAAAYTRILRTLRDAYGDTPPILCVAPRVGEPAFTFIRDICRAAVVRNLHFTAVLPGYCNDGSDLGSSAHPNYTGQRKLAMLLIPYVSTLTGWEAEAKPIE
- a CDS encoding outer membrane beta-barrel protein; protein product: MNRKKILMLLFAFAACSAAVPTVSAQESGWWIGGRVGYWHDKVEGVTSSGFALAPEFGHDFNAKWSLGGVLGFDYRKTGNTSDEVFVIEPYARYKYFSRDRFTLFVDGGFGVAMGDGSGWKVGLTPGLAFRISDRFSLLTSFGFLGYKNDYYNGGGDGFGFDFRSSDLRFGFFYSF